DNA sequence from the Antedon mediterranea chromosome 7, ecAntMedi1.1, whole genome shotgun sequence genome:
TTGTCAATAGGCTGTTAAAACAACATAGCATTGGTATTATTGTgctcaataaattattattttgacgacatttactacagtataaaagaaaatcaattaaatcgttacgttattgtatttttttaatgtaaagcaAAATGTAATACCGGTACACCACGTATTAGTTCTGGAAATAACTGTTGAGTTTTTCGATGTTTCgatcaatatcaatatttattgaaacgaagagaaactcaacagttcttttcagaactaatatacgtggtgtaccgcaagctttatatcaacatttgatttcgccatgcaaaccttcaaacaatatattatgtaaaaccGTAACGAAAgtctatattaaataaataaccatGACATTACAAAACAATTCCACGGAGTATAACGTATGTACTTAAAGCATTGTTGACTTCCTTATCCAATTCAATTTTGGAGAAAATTCCTGAAATACTATATTCCTTATAGAAGTGTGATTGTATATAGTCAACATCGACAGATGTGTGTGACGAAAATGTAAAGAGATCCTTATCGGAAAGTTTAATAACGCCTGAGGTTGAACATTGAAAAACATATGCGATATTATTGTGTGTGAGGAAAATTAAAAGCCATCTTTATCGGAAAAAACACATAGATATTAttgcatataatataattatgttgttattttttgtgtTACACACCAAGGCCCacttataattttttttaaatgtttacaccCCACCCACTCAAACAATTCTACATCTATCTGAAACTAAACGAATGGTTCGACTTTTATTTAATGCTGTTAAAAGTTCGTATTCGGCTGGCATGTGGTGATTGGTGGTATAATTCAGTGTCCTGTTGTCGTAGTAATGATGTTTTAACGGTTTGCCACTCGGAGATTTATAAAATGGATAAAAACCATATAACGAAACATATTGACACATTGACCCAGCTGCTGTATACATGATTAACCCCAGAGATGGGTTTCTTATTTTCCAAAATCTGAAAGAAAAGTCATTTGTTGTAGGCTAtgaagaaaattatatttatgcaTGCATAATTTAATGTGCTGATGATGTCAATTTATTCCTGTTATCTTTAATTATGTTCATTTTCAgtatgcattattattattattttactcgTTGAACATTCTTGTAAGAAACGTTAAATCCCCAGCTCAAATCCACTGTCTTACAAAAACGGAAGTTAATGAAAGAATAGTAAGATTAAGATGATACTTACTTTGTAACTAGTGGTAGCATACCTCGGTACGAATATACAATTCTAACTGTTAAATTATTCTGTTTGATACCTGCTACAAGATTATGTGCGTAGCTTATATTCTTTTCTGCGTTCAATTTAGAAATCCATATATATGTGTCATTAAGCTCTTTAAACGTGTCGTATGAAGTTTTGTAGCAACTATTTGAAGTGTTTGTTAGACATATACTGCTTTCGATACTGGCGGCCCCATTGAGCACCATCATATCTATTTTACCACCAACGTCTTGTTCAAAACCAATAGTTTGTGCAAGATTTCCTCTAAAAACAAAGTCGTGTTCATCTATTTCACGTCCACAATTGCTGTTTAGTAGATTACCAGCACTGCCTACAACTGCACAGGATCCTTGCAGAGGAATACTGTCGATACCTTCTGGTAATTTTGTCATTCGTTTGTTCTGTTTGAAGCCATCTTTGTAAATTAGTGTTAATAGAGACGGTTTAAATCCAGCCTTCTGAAGTCGTTTTCTTTAATAGAATACAAACTTATAAATTCTGGGCttataattgatttaaaaaaactcTAGACAGGCATGTTCGAATTCAGTATGAGGCATATGTATACTTTTTGTTCTATTTCGTGAGAACAaaccacttttatttcattcaaaccACCGTAAATTTTACATGTAAAATCAGTATTCAAAAAAGTAATATAGCATATGCATACTAAAAACtctctaatattattattatgaaaaacAATTAAGGAAGAATTTTAGCATTTGCcctttatatttttcaaatttcccTAAATTTAGACTTCGAATATGCCATTTTACAGTTTAATAAAGTCATTCCCACTTAAAATAGATGAAATAAACGGTTAAGTTTAACCAAAACCATAGTGTGACAgacaatttgaatattattcgtttagtaatcataataataatat
Encoded proteins:
- the LOC140054923 gene encoding CMP-N-acetylneuraminate-poly-alpha-2,8-sialyltransferase-like; translation: MRKVLTNHIKESKALDMRKRLQKAGFKPSLLTLIYKDGFKQNKRMTKLPEGIDSIPLQGSCAVVGSAGNLLNSNCGREIDEHDFVFRGNLAQTIGFEQDVGGKIDMMVLNGAASIESSICLTNTSNSCYKTSYDTFKELNDTYIWISKLNAEKNISYAHNLVAGIKQNNLTVRIVYSYRGMLPLVTKFWKIRNPSLGLIMYTAAGSMCQYVSLYGFYPFYKSPSGKPLKHHYYDNRTLNYTTNHHMPAEYELLTALNKSRTIRLVSDRCRIV